One Candidatus Atribacteria bacterium ADurb.Bin276 DNA window includes the following coding sequences:
- the macB_5 gene encoding Macrolide export ATP-binding/permease protein MacB — protein sequence MNIFEKLQSAISNVLSNKLRSFLTMLGIIIGVAAVITMVSVGQGMKTNITSQIQSLGSNRLTVRPGFQRVPPGMGIMQRGGMNIFTYDHYLGLRNSPVRGIKNIGAQASTNKVVTFGKESTRTSIIGTTPNYPDLENFKPAKGRFFNQYDLDHMTRVVVLGQTVAEDLFGNDDSSNIGKKVKIGNVSFTVIGIMEKKTSMGMDRGDQVFIPITTAQKRITGSKYLQTITVETYTIEDMDSVSDYLEAYFLRKFNNDPDKFDIMNSQDILDTVTNVTGSITLFLVIISGISLLVGGIGIMNIMLVSVTERTREIGLRKAIGAKTTDILSQFMIEASVLSLTGGLIGIILGILSSFIVSKVSSWSTTISWASIIYALGISVAVGLFFGIYPARRASQLNPITALRFE from the coding sequence ATGAACATATTTGAAAAACTTCAAAGTGCTATTTCGAATGTTTTATCCAATAAACTCCGTTCTTTCCTTACTATGTTAGGAATAATTATCGGAGTCGCAGCAGTTATCACCATGGTTTCGGTTGGTCAAGGAATGAAAACCAATATTACTTCCCAAATTCAAAGTCTGGGATCTAATCGTTTAACGGTAAGACCTGGTTTCCAAAGAGTGCCTCCTGGAATGGGAATCATGCAAAGAGGAGGCATGAATATTTTCACTTACGACCACTATTTAGGATTAAGGAATTCCCCAGTTAGAGGGATAAAAAATATTGGGGCCCAAGCTTCGACCAACAAGGTTGTTACCTTTGGGAAGGAAAGCACCAGAACCAGTATTATTGGAACTACGCCAAATTATCCCGACCTTGAAAATTTTAAACCAGCTAAGGGGCGTTTTTTTAACCAATATGACCTGGATCATATGACCAGAGTCGTTGTATTGGGTCAAACGGTTGCTGAAGATCTTTTTGGCAATGATGACAGTTCCAACATTGGCAAAAAAGTAAAAATTGGAAATGTTAGCTTTACAGTTATTGGAATAATGGAGAAAAAAACCAGCATGGGCATGGATCGTGGTGATCAGGTGTTTATTCCTATTACAACAGCCCAAAAAAGAATTACAGGAAGTAAATACTTACAAACAATAACCGTAGAAACTTACACGATAGAAGATATGGATAGTGTAAGTGATTATTTGGAAGCGTATTTTCTACGAAAATTCAATAACGATCCGGATAAATTTGATATTATGAACTCCCAAGATATATTAGATACCGTTACCAACGTGACTGGCAGCATTACTCTCTTTTTAGTTATTATTTCAGGAATTTCTCTCTTGGTTGGTGGCATCGGTATCATGAATATCATGTTGGTTTCGGTAACCGAGCGGACTCGGGAGATAGGATTGCGAAAAGCTATCGGAGCTAAAACAACGGATATCCTCTCCCAGTTTATGATTGAAGCTTCAGTTTTGAGTCTTACCGGTGGATTAATCGGAATAATTTTAGGAATACTGAGTTCTTTTATTGTATCCAAAGTATCCAGTTGGAGTACCACCATTTCCTGGGCTTCGATAATATATGCTCTTGG